GATGAAGAAGAAGTACTGGCCTGGCTAAACGGCATCTATTATTATCACCAATGCCCGCTGGCAGACCTGGCGACGGTAGCCTCCCGCTTTTACGGCATCACCATCCATCTTGATAGAACCAAATATGCAGGCGTAGCGGTAACCGGGTTAATGGAGAGAGACAAGCTTGCTGAATTTCTATCCGACCTGAAAACCACCGCCCGTGTAAACTACCGGCTGGAGAGCAAAGAACTCTGGCTGCAATAAAAAAAGTTTCATCTGCTGTCACCCACCTTCGCAAGTTCACTGTAGTTATGCTGAAAGGGCATTATCAACCAAAATGCTACAGAATAGTATAACGTTTTAAAAGAATCTTCCACATGCTAAATTGTATGCGCAATTGCCGGCCGGCTTTGCGACGGGTATTGTATGCCCTGTTGCTCGCCTTGTGCCTCCAACCAGCCTATGCACAGGTAAAAGCGCCCTCCTTACAGGCGCCGGTGACTGTTTCGGGCAAAAACATCTCCTTACTGGAAGTATTCCAGGCCATTAAAAAACAAACGGGATTTACCCTCGTTTACAACAACCAGCTACTGGACGATGCGCAAAAGATCAGCATCAACTTTAAAAAGGCACAGCTGCAGGAAGTGTTGGACTACGTGTTAAAAGACCGCAACATCCGGTTCGATGTAAAAAGTAACCGCATCGTGCTGGACAAAAAAGATGCGCCCCTGCCCGCTCCCACGCAAACTACGCCCGCCGTTGCCGCGACTTCGGAAACGGTGAAAGGCCAGGTGATGGATGTTAAAGGCAATCCGCTGCCAGGTGTAACTGTTACCGTAGCCGGCACGAGCCGGGGCGCTGTAACAGATGAACTGGGCATCTTCTCCATTACTGCCAGCAAAGGCGAGGTGCTAAACCTGGCCATGATGGGCATGAACCCGGAGCAGGTGGTAGTGAGCAACGCCCGCACCCTTAAGATCTCCCTAAGCGAAAAAGTGGACGACCTGTCCGAAGTAGTGATCGTGGGATTTGGTGCGCAAAAGAAAGTAACCGTAACCGGTTCGGTAGCGACTGTGAACATGCAGGACATGCAAACCCCGGTACGTTCGCTGTCCAACGCGCTGGCGGGCAAAGTAGCCGGTGTGATCTCTATGCAAACTGCAGGCGGCGAACCGGGTTATGACAATCCGCAATTCACGATTCGTGGTGTAGGCACCTTTACCGGTAGCGCCAGCCCGCTGATTGTGGTAGACGGTGTACAACGCGATGACGTGAACAGCTCTTTCGGCGGCGCTTTTAACAACATTGATGCGGAAGACATTGCCAGCATCTCTTTATTGAAAGATGCATCGGCTACCGCCATCTTCGGTGCTAAAGGCGCTAACGGCGTGTTGATCATTACCACAAAAAAGGGGGTTGCCGGCAAACCTAAAATATCTGCCAAGGTGGAATCCGGCGTAACAGGCCTTACCAAACTCCCTAAAATGCTGGATGGCGTGAGCTACATGCAGCTGCTGAACGAAGCCCGGGCAAACGATGGTTTACCTGTGGCCTATTCCGACGAGCTGATCGCCAAAACTGCCAGCGGCCTCGACCCCTACCTTTATCCCAATGTAAACTGGATAGATGCGATCTACAAGGACTGGGCTTCGATGACCAATGCAAACGTTAATATCAGCGGTGGCGGGGAAGCGATGCGTTATTATGTATCCATGTCGTTCTACGACCAGGAAGGCCAGTACAAAGTGGATAAGGATGTGAACAATTACAACCCAAACCTAAACTTTAAACGATACGACTTCAGGTCTAATATCGATCTTAATATTACCAAAACAACCTTACTCTCCCTGAATCTGGCCGCGATGCTGGTTAACAGCCGCTACCCCGGGCATTCAGGACCATCCATCTGGTACAATGCTTTTGCGACCAACCCGGTTGCCTTCCCCATCAGCTATGGCAATAACCAATGGGCCGGCCCGCGTAACAATGGTGGCAATAATCCTTTCAACATGGTGCAGAACGCCGGTTATGCGACGGAGTTTAAACCATCCGTTCAATCCATCCTGTCCCTTAACCAGCGCCTAGATCATGTACTGAAAGGACTGAGTGCTACCGGTCGTTTTTCGTTCGACAGCTACGCAGAATTTAACAACCGTCGCTCTGGCCCAAATGATCTCTGGTTTGCAGGTTCGCGCGATACGGAGGGAGGCCTCATCTTGGAACGCGTTCGTAACGGCGCCACCTACCTCGACTACTCCTCCAGTTCCCTGGGCGAACGCGTGATGTACCTGGAAGGCAACATTAACTACGACCGGGCTTTTGGCGAGCACACTGTTGGCGCCTTGCTCGTGGGTTCTATGCGTAACCGCCTGCGGGGTTCAACCTCCGACCTCAAAAGCGCCATTCCTTACCGTAACCAGAGTACCGCAGCAAGATTCACCTATAACTATAAAGATAAATACCTGGCAGAGGTGAACGTTGGCGCTACCGGGTCGGAAAACTTTGAGAAAGGTAATCGCTGGGGATACTTTCCGGCCATGTCGGCCGGCTGGGTAATTTCCAAAGAAGACTTCTTTAAATACCTTTCCTCTACAATTTCCTTGCTGAAAGTGCGGGCTTCGTGGGGTGTTACAGGTAACGACCAGATATCTGATCAGCGTTTCGGATACCTCACCTACATTGGTGGCGGAAATGGTGCCTGGTTTGGATATTCTCCCCTGGCAGTTCCTGGTGTTTCCGAATCTGTATTGGGCACACAGAACCTGACATGGGAAAAGTCGAACAAAACAAACTTTGGCCTGGAACTAGGCCTTTGGGGTAAGATTAACGTTGTAGCGGATATTTTCCAGGACCAGCGTAGCGGCATCCTGATCAACCGTAATTCTATCTCGCCCATTGCAGGTTACAACGGCCTCGCTGTGTTTGCCAACATGGGTGAAATGCGCAACCGCGGCATCGATGGCTCCATCGAGTATAATGATCGGTATGGAAAAGACTGGACACTTCGTTTATTCGGCAATGTTACTTATGCAAAGAACAAAATACTTTATGCTGACTATCCAAAATTGTTGTTTGAGTATCAGCAATTCGAAGGCACCCAGTTCCAGGAGTTTTTTGGTTATAAAGCCATTGGCCTGTTCACCGACCAGGGCGATATCGACAAAAGTCCCGACCAGTTGCGCCCTGTTAAACCCGGCGACATTAAATACGCGGACCTTAACAACGACAATATCATTAATACCAACGACCAGACCTATCTTGGCAAATCACGCTTCCCGCTGTGGTCTTATGGATATGGCATTAACCTTGGATGGCGCCGCTTTGATCTTTCCGCACTCTTCTCTGGCGTAGCAGATGTGGGCATCATGGCTAACGGTAATGACATCAACATGAACGATGGCACTGCAGCTGGCGTAGGTATCGTACCCTTTACCGGCATCGGTCAATACCCTGCCGCGATGTTAAGCAACGTCAAAAGCCGCTGGACGGAAGACAATCCGAGCCAGAACGTAGATTATCCACGACTGACGCAAACCAATACTACCGACAACAACTACGTAAACAGTACCTGGTGGCTAAAAGACGGCAGCTTTATGCGCCTGAAACAAGCATCTATCGGCTACATGATCGTTACTCCGCAAATGAAGAAGAAAGGAATAACCAGCCTGCACTTATATGCAGCGGGTACTAACCTGCTTACCTTTTCGAAGTTCAAATTATGGGACCCGGAACTGGGTAACGTAGGTGCGAGGTATCCATATTCCAAAACAGTGACAGTAGGCCTGCGCGCGCAGTTCTAATACAGGACCATCTAAAAAATTAAAGGGATGAATACGCAGAAAATAATTCTTACGATATGGGCACTCGCGGCCGGCGCCGGACTCACCTCCTGCCACTACCTCGATCAAAAGCCCGACAACCTGCTCACCGAAGATCAGATTTGGCAAACCCGGGCGAATGCCGAAGGCTATCTGCATAATATTTATAGC
This genomic interval from Chitinophaga horti contains the following:
- a CDS encoding TonB-dependent receptor; translation: MLNCMRNCRPALRRVLYALLLALCLQPAYAQVKAPSLQAPVTVSGKNISLLEVFQAIKKQTGFTLVYNNQLLDDAQKISINFKKAQLQEVLDYVLKDRNIRFDVKSNRIVLDKKDAPLPAPTQTTPAVAATSETVKGQVMDVKGNPLPGVTVTVAGTSRGAVTDELGIFSITASKGEVLNLAMMGMNPEQVVVSNARTLKISLSEKVDDLSEVVIVGFGAQKKVTVTGSVATVNMQDMQTPVRSLSNALAGKVAGVISMQTAGGEPGYDNPQFTIRGVGTFTGSASPLIVVDGVQRDDVNSSFGGAFNNIDAEDIASISLLKDASATAIFGAKGANGVLIITTKKGVAGKPKISAKVESGVTGLTKLPKMLDGVSYMQLLNEARANDGLPVAYSDELIAKTASGLDPYLYPNVNWIDAIYKDWASMTNANVNISGGGEAMRYYVSMSFYDQEGQYKVDKDVNNYNPNLNFKRYDFRSNIDLNITKTTLLSLNLAAMLVNSRYPGHSGPSIWYNAFATNPVAFPISYGNNQWAGPRNNGGNNPFNMVQNAGYATEFKPSVQSILSLNQRLDHVLKGLSATGRFSFDSYAEFNNRRSGPNDLWFAGSRDTEGGLILERVRNGATYLDYSSSSLGERVMYLEGNINYDRAFGEHTVGALLVGSMRNRLRGSTSDLKSAIPYRNQSTAARFTYNYKDKYLAEVNVGATGSENFEKGNRWGYFPAMSAGWVISKEDFFKYLSSTISLLKVRASWGVTGNDQISDQRFGYLTYIGGGNGAWFGYSPLAVPGVSESVLGTQNLTWEKSNKTNFGLELGLWGKINVVADIFQDQRSGILINRNSISPIAGYNGLAVFANMGEMRNRGIDGSIEYNDRYGKDWTLRLFGNVTYAKNKILYADYPKLLFEYQQFEGTQFQEFFGYKAIGLFTDQGDIDKSPDQLRPVKPGDIKYADLNNDNIINTNDQTYLGKSRFPLWSYGYGINLGWRRFDLSALFSGVADVGIMANGNDINMNDGTAAGVGIVPFTGIGQYPAAMLSNVKSRWTEDNPSQNVDYPRLTQTNTTDNNYVNSTWWLKDGSFMRLKQASIGYMIVTPQMKKKGITSLHLYAAGTNLLTFSKFKLWDPELGNVGARYPYSKTVTVGLRAQF